A genomic region of Bacillota bacterium contains the following coding sequences:
- a CDS encoding secondary thiamine-phosphate synthase enzyme YjbQ, translating to MSGVQLEVQTHARAEMVDITALVDEIVRGARVADGACMVFCPHTTAGVLVTENTDPAVLSDILNQLDRLVPVTGPYQHREGNAHAHIKAALVGCGVTVPVSGGCLALGTWQGIFLAEFDGPRRRRLRVEMLPLVGPAATR from the coding sequence GTGAGCGGCGTGCAGCTTGAGGTGCAGACCCACGCCCGGGCGGAGATGGTGGACATCACCGCCCTGGTGGACGAGATCGTGCGCGGCGCCCGCGTGGCCGACGGGGCGTGTATGGTGTTCTGCCCCCACACCACAGCGGGCGTCCTGGTCACCGAGAACACCGACCCGGCCGTCCTCTCCGACATCCTGAACCAGCTGGACCGCCTGGTCCCGGTGACGGGCCCCTACCAGCACCGGGAAGGCAACGCTCACGCCCACATCAAGGCCGCCCTGGTGGGTTGCGGTGTCACCGTGCCCGTGTCGGGGGGGTGCCTCGCCCTGGGCACCTGGCAGGGCATCTTCCTGGCCGAGTTCGACGGGCCGCGCCGCCGTCGCCTGCGGGTTGAGATGCTCCCCCTCGTCGGTCCGGCAGCAACCCGATGA
- a CDS encoding biotin/lipoyl-binding protein, protein MRKFRVVVNGEAFEVEVEEISPPRAAGAPGVAGAAAAPGTVGTAGAAGAPRPGAQAGVVVGPPPAPSVSATPGPAARPGAAAAAPARAAARPAAGVGREALAEGEAVRAPLPGVIADVKVAVGQDVTAGEVLLVLEAMKMENEVLAPVAGTVRQVLVDRGAPVNAGDPLVVIARG, encoded by the coding sequence GTGCGCAAATTCCGGGTGGTGGTGAACGGAGAGGCTTTCGAGGTGGAGGTGGAAGAGATCTCGCCGCCCCGGGCGGCAGGCGCGCCGGGGGTGGCAGGGGCAGCGGCGGCGCCGGGGACGGTGGGGACGGCAGGCGCGGCAGGAGCACCCCGGCCGGGCGCCCAGGCTGGTGTCGTGGTCGGGCCTCCGCCGGCACCTTCGGTCTCCGCGACGCCGGGTCCGGCAGCGCGGCCGGGGGCGGCAGCGGCGGCTCCCGCCCGCGCGGCGGCCAGACCGGCAGCGGGGGTGGGGCGCGAGGCCCTGGCCGAAGGGGAGGCGGTGCGCGCCCCCCTGCCCGGGGTGATCGCGGACGTGAAGGTGGCGGTCGGGCAGGATGTGACGGCGGGAGAAGTGCTGCTGGTGCTGGAGGCCATGAAGATGGAGAACGAGGTCCTGGCTCCGGTGGCCGGGACCGTCCGGCAGGTGCTGGTGGACAGGGGCGCACCGGTGAACGCAGGCGATCCCCTGGTGGTGATCGCCCGCGGCTAA
- a CDS encoding RNA-binding protein, with the protein MRALNFYSSVYHANLLTREKCCTIRLGDKRGKYQEGDLVWVTYGNRFQPRKKVFLAVIDRVAVKPISALRAEDLRGESPDMKSPEDALAFLKSIYGRDISPDETVSVIHFSEVTD; encoded by the coding sequence ATGCGGGCCCTGAATTTCTACTCCAGCGTGTACCATGCCAACCTGCTCACCCGGGAGAAGTGCTGCACCATCAGGCTGGGAGATAAGAGAGGCAAGTACCAGGAGGGCGATCTGGTCTGGGTGACATATGGAAACCGGTTCCAACCCCGCAAGAAGGTGTTCCTGGCCGTGATCGATCGGGTGGCGGTGAAACCCATCTCCGCCCTCAGGGCCGAAGACCTGCGCGGGGAGAGCCCGGACATGAAGTCCCCGGAGGACGCCCTGGCCTTCCTGAAGAGCATTTATGGACGCGACATCTCCCCGGATGAGACCGTATCCGTCATCCACTTCTCCGAAGTCACCGACTGA
- a CDS encoding cobalamin B12-binding domain-containing protein — protein sequence MRPVRVLIAKPGLDGHDRGAKVVARALRDAGMEVIYTGIRQTPAQIAATALQEDVDVVGLSSLSGAHRTLFPRVVECLRERGLEDVLVVGGGIVPAGDVPALKAAGVAEVFGPGTSTSVVVEYIRSELEKRRKAG from the coding sequence GTGCGACCCGTTCGGGTGTTGATCGCCAAACCGGGACTGGACGGGCACGACCGGGGGGCCAAGGTGGTGGCCCGGGCCCTGCGGGATGCCGGTATGGAGGTCATATACACCGGCATCCGCCAGACACCCGCCCAGATCGCGGCCACCGCCCTGCAGGAGGATGTGGACGTGGTGGGCCTGAGCTCCCTTTCCGGCGCTCACCGCACCCTGTTCCCGCGGGTGGTGGAGTGCCTGCGGGAAAGGGGGTTGGAGGACGTACTGGTCGTCGGAGGGGGCATAGTCCCCGCCGGTGACGTGCCCGCCCTGAAGGCGGCCGGGGTGGCGGAGGTGTTCGGCCCCGGGACGTCCACCTCCGTTGTGGTAGAATACATCCGCAGCGAGCTGGAAAAGAGGAGGAAGGCCGGGTGA
- a CDS encoding 5-formyltetrahydrofolate cyclo-ligase — protein sequence MRPYPSSTSPKSPTEPGVPVPEGRRREAGAQGDAAGRRAWLRQSVLERRLALPAALIAGLSERVRTHLVSHPVWRASRVVLGYASFRNEVDTFPLLAVILAEGKELVLPRVDRGRRSLDLLRVRDLRVDLGPGYQGIPEPNPLRCPPADPRVIDLVLVPGVVFDRRGFRLGYGGGYYDRLLESLPRAVRVGLGFSLQVVDELPVLSHDLPVDILVTEEGTLELGRPVERAPGNEN from the coding sequence ATGAGACCGTATCCGTCATCCACTTCTCCGAAGTCACCGACTGAGCCGGGCGTCCCGGTTCCCGAGGGCCGGCGGCGGGAAGCAGGTGCCCAGGGTGACGCGGCCGGGCGCCGTGCCTGGCTGCGGCAATCGGTGCTGGAGCGGCGTCTGGCCCTCCCCGCCGCCCTGATCGCCGGGCTCAGCGAGCGGGTTAGGACTCACCTGGTCTCTCACCCTGTGTGGCGGGCGAGCCGGGTGGTGCTCGGGTACGCATCGTTCCGTAACGAGGTGGACACCTTTCCCCTCCTGGCCGTGATCCTGGCCGAAGGCAAGGAGCTGGTTCTGCCCCGGGTGGACAGGGGGCGCAGGTCCCTGGACCTGCTGCGGGTGAGGGACCTCCGGGTCGACCTGGGGCCCGGCTACCAGGGGATCCCCGAGCCCAATCCTCTCCGCTGCCCGCCCGCTGACCCCCGTGTCATCGATCTCGTGCTGGTGCCCGGCGTGGTGTTCGACCGGCGGGGGTTCCGGCTGGGGTACGGGGGAGGCTACTACGACCGGCTGCTCGAGTCCCTGCCCCGGGCGGTGCGGGTGGGACTGGGCTTCTCCCTGCAGGTGGTGGACGAGCTGCCCGTTCTGTCCCACGACCTCCCGGTGGATATCCTGGTCACGGAAGAAGGCACCCTGGAGTTGGGCAGGCCAGTCGAGCGGGCTCCGGGGAATGAGAACTGA
- a CDS encoding carboxyl transferase domain-containing protein: MTMEHKLAELASRLEKVQAGGGPGRIEKQHRAGKLTARERLDLLFDPGTFTELDPFVRHRCTEFGMPEVEAPGEGVVTGYGRVDGRIVYAFSQDFTVIGGSLGEMHARKITKVMDTALRAGAPFVGLNDSGGARIQEGVDALNGYGEIFFRNTVSSGVVPQISVIMGPCAGGAVYSPALTDFVFMVQGTSQMFITGPQVIKAVTGEEVSMEELGGAATHSTVSGVAHFFAEDDPQCLQMVRRLLSFLPSNNMEDPPVVLTGDPVEREEPGLRGVVPTDPNRPYDVHDVILSLLDGGDFLEVHARYAANIAVGFGRIGGRVVGVVANQPRVLAGCLDINASDKAARFVRFCDAFNIPLLTLVDTPGYLPGTAQEYGGIIRHGAKLLYAYSEATVPKITVILRKAYGGAYLAMCARALGCDQALAWPTAEIAVMGPEGAANIIFRDEISRAEDPARLRQEKIAEYRERFANPYVAAARGYVDVVVDPARTREHVARALEALSQKRESRPAKKHGNIPV; the protein is encoded by the coding sequence ATTACGATGGAACACAAGCTGGCGGAACTGGCCTCTCGCCTGGAGAAGGTGCAGGCCGGGGGCGGGCCCGGGCGCATCGAGAAGCAGCACCGCGCCGGCAAGCTGACGGCGCGGGAAAGGCTCGACCTCCTGTTTGACCCCGGGACTTTCACGGAGCTAGATCCCTTCGTGCGCCACCGCTGCACTGAGTTCGGTATGCCGGAAGTGGAGGCCCCCGGCGAGGGGGTGGTGACGGGTTACGGCCGGGTGGACGGCCGCATCGTCTACGCCTTCTCCCAGGACTTCACCGTCATCGGCGGCAGCCTGGGGGAGATGCACGCCCGCAAGATCACCAAGGTCATGGACACGGCCCTGCGGGCGGGCGCCCCCTTCGTGGGCCTCAACGATTCGGGAGGGGCGCGCATCCAGGAAGGGGTGGATGCCCTCAACGGGTACGGGGAGATATTCTTCCGCAATACCGTCTCGTCGGGGGTGGTACCCCAGATCTCGGTGATCATGGGCCCCTGCGCCGGGGGTGCCGTCTACTCGCCCGCCCTCACCGATTTCGTCTTCATGGTGCAGGGCACCAGCCAGATGTTCATCACCGGGCCCCAGGTCATCAAGGCCGTCACCGGGGAAGAGGTGAGCATGGAGGAGCTCGGGGGAGCCGCCACCCATAGCACGGTGAGCGGGGTGGCCCACTTTTTCGCCGAAGACGACCCCCAGTGCCTGCAGATGGTGCGGCGCCTGCTCTCGTTCCTGCCCTCCAACAACATGGAAGATCCCCCAGTGGTGCTGACGGGAGATCCGGTGGAAAGGGAGGAACCCGGCCTGCGCGGGGTGGTCCCCACCGATCCCAACCGGCCCTACGACGTCCACGATGTCATCCTGTCCCTGCTGGATGGGGGCGACTTCCTGGAAGTGCACGCCCGCTATGCGGCGAACATCGCGGTGGGTTTCGGACGCATAGGGGGCCGGGTGGTGGGGGTGGTGGCCAACCAGCCCCGCGTTCTGGCGGGGTGCCTGGACATCAACGCCTCCGACAAGGCCGCCCGCTTCGTGCGCTTCTGCGACGCCTTCAACATCCCCCTCCTCACCCTGGTGGATACCCCGGGGTATCTGCCCGGGACCGCCCAGGAGTATGGGGGCATCATCAGGCATGGGGCCAAGCTGCTGTATGCTTACTCGGAGGCCACAGTCCCCAAGATCACGGTAATCCTGCGCAAGGCGTATGGCGGGGCTTACCTGGCCATGTGCGCCCGCGCCCTGGGGTGCGACCAGGCCCTGGCCTGGCCCACCGCCGAGATCGCGGTAATGGGTCCCGAGGGAGCAGCCAACATTATCTTTCGGGATGAGATCTCGCGGGCGGAGGATCCCGCCCGGCTGCGCCAGGAGAAGATCGCAGAATACCGGGAGCGGTTTGCCAACCCCTATGTGGCGGCCGCCCGGGGTTATGTGGATGTGGTGGTCGACCCCGCCCGCACGCGTGAGCACGTGGCCCGGGCCCTGGAGGCCCTGAGCCAGAAACGGGAGTCGCGGCCGGCCAAGAAACACGGCAACATTCCCGTGTAG
- a CDS encoding 2-oxoacid:acceptor oxidoreductase family protein has translation MSGERWEARLAGAGGQGLITAAIILAEAAVLAGRNAAQTQSYGPESRGGASRAEVVICDGEIDYPKVTHPDVLLVMTQEACRRYLGSLREGGLLVADRDLVDDISPGPYRAVRVPITRVAREQLGREIVANIVALGVLVALTGVVPEEILEKAVLGRVPRGTEELNRRALQAGLAAGRSAAAINGTG, from the coding sequence ATGAGCGGTGAGAGGTGGGAGGCTCGCCTGGCCGGCGCGGGCGGGCAGGGGCTCATCACGGCTGCCATCATCCTGGCCGAAGCGGCGGTCCTGGCCGGGCGCAACGCGGCGCAGACCCAATCGTACGGCCCCGAGTCCCGGGGAGGAGCGTCGCGGGCGGAAGTGGTGATTTGCGACGGTGAGATCGACTACCCCAAGGTGACCCACCCGGACGTCCTCCTGGTCATGACCCAGGAGGCGTGCCGGCGGTACCTGGGGTCGTTGAGGGAAGGTGGGCTGCTGGTGGCCGACAGGGACCTGGTCGACGACATCTCCCCGGGGCCCTACCGGGCGGTCCGGGTGCCCATCACCCGGGTCGCGCGGGAACAGCTGGGCCGGGAGATAGTCGCCAACATCGTGGCCCTGGGGGTGCTGGTGGCCCTCACGGGGGTGGTACCGGAGGAGATATTGGAGAAGGCAGTGCTGGGGCGGGTTCCCCGGGGAACGGAGGAACTCAACCGGCGGGCCCTGCAGGCCGGACTGGCGGCAGGGAGGAGCGCCGCAGCGATCAATGGGACGGGGTAG
- a CDS encoding 2-oxoacid:ferredoxin oxidoreductase subunit beta, with protein MEGLRLLRTEHLPHIWCAGCGHGIVLGAVVRAMLRAGVDPDRTVVVSGIGCSSRAVGYLNMDTLHTTHGRALAFATGIKLARPDLRVVVLAGDGDLAAIGGNHLIHAARRNMGITCVCFNNGIYGMTSGQYSPLTPAGFRTATAPHGHLERDFDLCRLVQAAGATYVARSTTYHVHQTIEYVTRALGHDGFSFVEVLSQCPTYFGRRNRMADPVRMLEWFRERAVTVTQAGRMKPEELAGRVLIGELHRTEDVPEYTRSYRELIARLSGEGDRHER; from the coding sequence ATGGAGGGGCTGCGCTTGCTGCGCACCGAGCACCTGCCTCACATCTGGTGTGCCGGCTGCGGCCACGGCATCGTCCTGGGAGCCGTGGTGCGGGCCATGCTGCGGGCGGGGGTGGATCCGGACCGCACGGTGGTGGTGTCCGGGATCGGGTGCTCGTCCCGCGCCGTGGGGTACCTCAATATGGATACCCTGCACACCACCCATGGCAGGGCGCTGGCCTTCGCCACCGGCATCAAGCTGGCCCGGCCCGACCTGCGGGTGGTGGTGCTGGCCGGGGACGGTGACCTGGCCGCCATCGGTGGGAACCACCTCATCCACGCCGCCCGGAGGAACATGGGCATCACCTGCGTGTGCTTCAACAACGGGATCTACGGGATGACCAGCGGGCAGTACTCCCCCCTTACCCCGGCGGGGTTCCGGACCGCCACGGCGCCGCACGGGCACCTGGAGCGGGATTTCGACCTCTGCCGGCTGGTGCAGGCGGCGGGGGCGACCTACGTGGCCCGCAGCACGACCTACCACGTGCACCAGACCATCGAGTACGTGACGCGGGCTCTCGGGCACGACGGTTTCTCCTTCGTGGAGGTGCTCTCCCAGTGCCCCACCTACTTCGGACGGCGCAACCGTATGGCCGACCCGGTGCGCATGCTGGAGTGGTTCAGGGAGAGGGCGGTGACGGTGACGCAGGCCGGGCGCATGAAGCCCGAGGAGCTGGCGGGCAGGGTACTGATCGGCGAGCTTCACCGTACGGAGGACGTGCCCGAGTACACCCGGTCTTACCGGGAGCTGATCGCTCGCTTGAGCGGGGAAGGTGACCGCCATGAGCGGTGA
- a CDS encoding Glu/Leu/Phe/Val dehydrogenase produces the protein MVQETLNPYHIVQRQIREAVDALGVEPAAYEILKQPMRFLEVSIPVRMDDGTLKVFTGYRSQHNDALGPTKGGIRYHPGVHADEARALSMWMTFKCSLLGLPYGGGKGAIACNPKEMSKGELERLSRGFIRAIAQIVGPEKDIPAPDVYTNPQIMAWMVDEFSQLRGYNNFGLMTGKPLIIGGSLGRSEATGRGCVIVALEAARMLGIPAQGARVVVQGFGNAGSVAARLMHEAGAKVIAVNDSKGGAYSPDGLDPVAVSEYKARTGTVKGAPRTRDISNADLLALDCDILIPAALENQITSQNAGQIKARIVSEAANGPTTPEGDEILAGRGILVIPDILASAGGVTVSYFEWVQNLQNFYWTEEEVNARLEQMMKRSFGAVYRMHGDKKVPMRQAAFMVAVDRVVQAMRVRGWLG, from the coding sequence ATGGTACAGGAGACGCTCAATCCGTACCACATAGTGCAAAGACAGATCAGGGAAGCGGTGGATGCCCTGGGGGTGGAGCCGGCTGCCTACGAGATCCTCAAGCAACCCATGCGGTTCCTGGAGGTTTCCATTCCCGTGCGCATGGACGACGGCACCCTGAAGGTATTCACGGGTTACCGGTCCCAGCACAACGATGCCCTGGGTCCCACCAAGGGGGGTATCCGCTACCACCCCGGCGTTCACGCCGACGAGGCCAGGGCTCTTTCCATGTGGATGACCTTCAAGTGCTCCCTGCTGGGGCTGCCGTACGGAGGGGGCAAGGGCGCCATCGCGTGCAACCCCAAGGAGATGTCGAAGGGCGAGCTGGAGCGCCTCAGCAGGGGATTCATCCGGGCCATCGCCCAGATCGTGGGGCCGGAGAAGGACATCCCCGCCCCCGACGTGTACACCAACCCCCAGATCATGGCCTGGATGGTGGACGAGTTCAGCCAGTTGCGGGGGTACAATAACTTCGGTCTCATGACCGGCAAACCCCTCATCATCGGGGGTTCGCTGGGTCGGAGCGAGGCCACCGGGCGCGGGTGCGTGATCGTGGCCCTGGAGGCCGCCCGCATGCTGGGCATCCCCGCCCAGGGGGCACGGGTGGTGGTACAGGGATTCGGTAACGCCGGCAGCGTGGCCGCCCGTCTCATGCACGAGGCCGGTGCGAAGGTGATCGCGGTCAACGACTCCAAGGGCGGAGCTTACAGCCCCGACGGGCTCGATCCGGTGGCGGTGAGCGAGTATAAGGCCCGCACGGGCACGGTGAAGGGCGCTCCCAGGACCCGGGACATCTCCAACGCCGACCTGCTGGCTCTGGACTGCGACATCCTGATCCCGGCCGCGCTGGAGAACCAGATCACCAGCCAGAACGCGGGTCAGATCAAGGCCAGGATCGTGTCCGAGGCGGCCAACGGCCCCACCACTCCGGAGGGGGACGAGATCCTGGCCGGCCGCGGCATCCTGGTCATCCCCGACATCCTGGCCTCCGCGGGCGGGGTGACCGTGTCTTACTTCGAGTGGGTGCAGAACCTGCAGAACTTCTACTGGACCGAGGAAGAAGTCAACGCCCGCCTGGAGCAGATGATGAAGCGCTCCTTTGGCGCCGTGTACCGGATGCACGGGGATAAGAAGGTGCCCATGCGCCAGGCCGCCTTCATGGTGGCGGTGGACCGCGTGGTGCAGGCCATGCGGGTGCGGGGCTGGCTGGGCTAG
- a CDS encoding methylmalonyl-CoA mutase family protein yields the protein MAEGTGKAETAAPGAELAAARQRWEEQVLARVLKRFPERQPSFTTISGLPLERVYTPEHTGGLDYLGDVGFPGQYPFTRGVQPTMYRGRYWTMRQYAGYGSAEETNRRFCYLLEQGQTGLSVAFDLPTQVGYDSDHPLAEGEVGRVGVAIDSVEDMDALFAGIPLGRVSTSMTINAPTAVLLAMYQVVGEEQGVEPARLQGTVQNDILKEYVARGTYIFPPGPSLRLVTDVIEYCSRHLPDWNSISISGYHMREAGCTAVQEVAFTLADAICYVEAARERGLAVDSFAPRLSFFFNCHIDFLEEVAKFRAARRLWARIMKERFGAKDPRSLMLRFHTQTAGCSLTAQQPENNVVRVGLQALAAVLGGTQSLHTNSMDEALALPSEKAVRTALRTQQIIAYESGVASTVDPLAGSYCIESLTSRIEEEAADYIRRIDEMGGAVRAIEMGFVQKEIHEAAYRYQMEVERKERIVVGVNAFQEEEEPPAGLLEVDPVVAERQRARLERLRAHRDHDACRRALDELERAARGTANLVPPVLEAVRVRCTLGEVCDTLRRVFGEYRAPGEI from the coding sequence ATGGCCGAGGGAACGGGTAAGGCGGAGACGGCGGCCCCGGGCGCCGAACTGGCGGCGGCCCGCCAGCGGTGGGAAGAGCAGGTGCTGGCTAGGGTGCTGAAGCGCTTCCCGGAGCGGCAGCCCTCCTTTACCACCATATCGGGTCTGCCCCTGGAGCGGGTGTACACGCCCGAGCACACCGGCGGCCTGGACTACCTGGGGGATGTGGGCTTCCCCGGGCAGTATCCCTTCACCCGGGGAGTGCAGCCTACCATGTACCGGGGACGGTACTGGACCATGCGCCAGTACGCGGGGTACGGCTCGGCGGAGGAGACCAACCGGCGCTTCTGCTACCTGCTGGAGCAGGGGCAGACGGGGCTGTCGGTAGCCTTCGACCTGCCCACCCAGGTCGGATACGACTCCGACCACCCCCTGGCGGAAGGGGAAGTGGGGCGGGTGGGGGTGGCCATCGATTCGGTGGAGGACATGGATGCCCTGTTCGCCGGCATCCCCCTGGGCCGGGTTTCCACCTCCATGACCATCAACGCCCCCACGGCGGTGCTGCTGGCTATGTACCAGGTGGTGGGGGAGGAGCAGGGGGTGGAACCGGCCCGCCTGCAGGGCACCGTGCAGAACGATATCCTCAAGGAGTATGTGGCCCGCGGCACCTACATATTCCCGCCCGGACCCTCCCTGCGGCTGGTGACGGACGTGATCGAGTATTGCAGCCGGCACCTGCCCGACTGGAACTCCATCTCAATCTCGGGATACCACATGCGGGAAGCGGGCTGCACGGCGGTGCAGGAGGTGGCCTTCACCCTGGCCGACGCCATCTGCTACGTGGAGGCGGCCAGAGAGCGGGGCCTGGCAGTGGACTCCTTCGCGCCCAGGCTCTCCTTCTTCTTCAACTGCCACATCGACTTCCTGGAGGAGGTGGCCAAGTTCCGCGCCGCCCGCCGCCTGTGGGCCCGTATCATGAAGGAACGCTTCGGGGCAAAGGACCCGCGTTCCCTCATGCTCCGTTTCCACACCCAGACCGCCGGGTGCTCCCTCACCGCCCAGCAGCCCGAAAACAATGTGGTGCGGGTGGGCCTGCAGGCCCTGGCCGCCGTACTGGGGGGTACCCAGTCCCTGCACACCAACTCCATGGACGAGGCCCTGGCCCTGCCCTCGGAGAAGGCGGTGCGTACCGCCCTGCGCACGCAGCAGATCATCGCCTATGAAAGCGGGGTGGCCTCCACGGTCGATCCCCTGGCGGGTAGCTACTGCATCGAGAGCCTGACCAGCCGCATCGAGGAGGAAGCCGCGGACTACATCCGCAGGATCGATGAGATGGGCGGGGCGGTGAGGGCCATCGAGATGGGCTTCGTCCAGAAGGAGATTCACGAGGCCGCCTATCGCTACCAGATGGAAGTCGAACGCAAGGAACGCATCGTGGTGGGAGTGAACGCCTTCCAGGAAGAGGAGGAGCCGCCCGCCGGCCTGCTGGAGGTGGACCCGGTCGTGGCCGAGAGGCAGCGCGCCAGGCTCGAGCGCCTGCGGGCCCACCGGGATCATGACGCCTGTCGGCGCGCCCTGGATGAGCTGGAGCGGGCGGCGCGGGGGACGGCCAACCTGGTGCCGCCGGTGCTGGAGGCGGTGCGGGTGCGCTGCACCCTGGGCGAGGTATGCGACACCCTGCGCCGGGTTTTTGGGGAGTACCGCGCTCCCGGCGAGATCTGA
- a CDS encoding GntR family transcriptional regulator produces MAGRFVLRRSPRLEDCVTMAVREAILTGRVKPGERLSQADLSSELGVSRMPVRHALRQLQTEGLVEMDERGTAVVRPLSGEDIVESYYLRALLESKAVALSVPSLSDEDLEDLAEYHRSMEEAAQDKDTTTFLTANREFHACLRSRCPWRRLLRLVDILWDGMPPVAVAVVPNWTLHSQKCHQDILQAARAGDGKRTGRLMYRHIRSSGEAVGRLLGEAGVLDFPALMQVAASRLGSD; encoded by the coding sequence GTGGCTGGCCGTTTCGTGCTTCGTCGTAGCCCCAGGCTGGAAGACTGCGTCACCATGGCGGTGCGCGAGGCCATCCTGACGGGCCGCGTCAAGCCCGGGGAGCGACTCTCGCAGGCCGATCTCAGTTCCGAGCTGGGCGTGAGCAGGATGCCGGTGCGGCATGCGCTCAGGCAGTTGCAGACCGAGGGACTGGTGGAGATGGACGAACGCGGGACCGCGGTCGTGCGGCCCCTCTCGGGGGAGGACATTGTGGAGTCGTACTACCTCCGGGCCCTGCTGGAGTCCAAGGCCGTGGCTCTGTCCGTGCCGTCGCTATCGGATGAGGATCTGGAGGACCTGGCCGAGTATCACCGCTCCATGGAGGAAGCGGCGCAGGACAAGGACACTACCACCTTTCTCACCGCCAACCGGGAGTTCCACGCCTGCTTGCGTTCGCGGTGTCCGTGGCGTCGCCTGCTGCGCCTGGTGGACATCCTGTGGGATGGCATGCCGCCCGTGGCGGTGGCAGTGGTCCCCAACTGGACTCTCCACAGTCAGAAGTGCCACCAGGATATCCTGCAGGCGGCCCGGGCGGGAGACGGAAAGAGAACGGGGCGGCTCATGTACCGGCACATCCGCTCCTCAGGGGAAGCGGTCGGGCGGTTGCTCGGGGAAGCCGGGGTGCTGGATTTCCCGGCGCTGATGCAGGTGGCGGCGAGCAGGCTCGGGTCTGACTGA
- the mce gene encoding methylmalonyl-CoA epimerase: MKLHHVGIAVRDLEEALATYRALGLEAGGQEEVPGQSVRLAFLPVGEARLEFLQPLREDSAVGKFLESRGEGIHHVCLEVDDIEAALARAREAGIRPVDEKPREGAHGARVAFLHPRSLHGVLLELWQAPAGGAGGAG, encoded by the coding sequence GTGAAGCTGCACCACGTCGGGATAGCGGTGCGGGACCTGGAGGAGGCCCTGGCGACGTATCGGGCCCTGGGGCTGGAGGCGGGCGGGCAGGAGGAAGTCCCCGGGCAGAGCGTCAGACTGGCCTTCCTGCCCGTGGGGGAGGCCCGCCTGGAGTTCCTGCAACCCCTGCGGGAGGATTCGGCCGTGGGGAAGTTCCTGGAGAGCAGGGGAGAGGGCATCCACCACGTCTGCCTGGAGGTGGACGACATCGAGGCGGCGCTGGCGCGGGCGCGGGAGGCGGGGATACGCCCGGTGGACGAGAAGCCCCGGGAGGGGGCCCACGGTGCCCGGGTGGCCTTCCTCCATCCCCGCAGCCTGCACGGCGTCCTCCTGGAGCTGTGGCAGGCCCCGGCCGGTGGAGCCGGAGGAGCGGGGTAG